From Phenylobacterium montanum, the proteins below share one genomic window:
- a CDS encoding cupin domain-containing protein has product MSEADRLIAALGLQPHPEGGWYAETFRAPSPDGRRPAATAILFLLKAGEASHWHRVDAVEIWCWHRGAPLELKIHDGTGLRTLSLGPGIESGETPQGVVPESAWQAARSLGDYTLVSCAVAPGFDFAGFELAPPGFEPTP; this is encoded by the coding sequence GTGAGCGAAGCCGACCGCCTGATCGCGGCCCTCGGCCTTCAGCCCCATCCGGAAGGTGGCTGGTACGCCGAAACCTTCCGCGCGCCGTCCCCGGACGGCCGGCGGCCCGCCGCCACGGCCATCCTGTTCCTGCTCAAGGCCGGCGAGGCCAGCCATTGGCACCGGGTCGATGCGGTCGAAATCTGGTGCTGGCATCGCGGCGCGCCGCTGGAGCTGAAGATCCACGATGGGACCGGCCTGCGCACCCTAAGCCTAGGACCAGGCATAGAATCCGGCGAAACACCCCAGGGCGTGGTCCCCGAGAGCGCCTGGCAGGCCGCCCGCTCCCTCGGCGACTACACCCTGGTCAGTTGCGCCGTCGCCCCCGGCTTCGACTTCGCCGGGTTCGAACTGGCGCCGCCAGGGTTCGAACCTACCCCTTGA
- a CDS encoding Hsp20/alpha crystallin family protein, which yields MADHLESQAAQRPETAEKTAQTKTAAGKPAEGERRSFADNGAGSPLGLQVAHRTAEAGKRAAQTGAPADLLEFWRAPFDSLPAMQMEAGRLFDEFWRSAMGLGALPAMRATQPFAGFSPGRLFGQPPVDLTETDAAYSLALEVPGMTLADLDLAVEGDNLVVCGHKSEEHKDATTTYRLSERRFGRFERRFPIAADVNRSAIEASYKDGVLHITLPRKATAEKARSRIAIKG from the coding sequence ATGGCTGACCATCTCGAATCGCAAGCCGCCCAGCGGCCTGAAACGGCGGAGAAGACGGCCCAGACCAAGACCGCCGCCGGCAAGCCCGCCGAGGGCGAACGCCGCAGTTTCGCTGACAACGGAGCGGGCTCGCCGCTCGGACTGCAGGTCGCGCATCGCACCGCCGAGGCGGGGAAGCGAGCCGCTCAGACCGGGGCGCCCGCGGACCTTCTGGAGTTCTGGCGCGCGCCGTTCGACAGCCTGCCAGCGATGCAGATGGAGGCGGGGCGGCTGTTCGACGAGTTCTGGCGCTCGGCCATGGGCCTGGGCGCGCTGCCGGCGATGCGGGCCACACAACCCTTCGCCGGCTTCAGCCCGGGCAGGCTGTTCGGCCAGCCGCCGGTCGACCTGACCGAAACCGACGCCGCCTACAGCTTGGCGCTGGAGGTTCCGGGCATGACCCTCGCTGACCTCGACCTGGCCGTCGAGGGCGACAACCTGGTGGTCTGCGGCCACAAGAGCGAGGAACACAAGGACGCCACCACCACCTATCGCCTGAGCGAGCGCCGTTTCGGCCGCTTCGAGCGGCGGTTCCCGATTGCGGCGGACGTGAACCGCAGCGCGATCGAGGCCAGCTACAAGGACGGGGTGCTGCACATAACCCTGCCGCGCAAAGCCACGGCGGAGAAGGCGCGGTCGCGGATCGCGATCAAGGGGTAG
- a CDS encoding arylamine N-acetyltransferase family protein — MSLDLDAYFARIGYTGPREPTLAVLRRLHTLQPAAIPFENLDPLLERPVRLDLDSLQEKLVRGRRGGYCFEINGLFRAVLEQLGFELSPLIARVRWMAPPERPEGPRSHTLMRVELPEGPFLADVGFGGYLVAEPLRYELNVEQETPGGRHRIIADGPLHTLQVLLSSGWQDVYRFTLEPAVQADYEAGNWWTSTHPTSLFRNALLMERLTPEARYSLLNNRLIERRDGEARERLLASAAELGAVLDDLFGLTTPEPIEAVWARLPPG; from the coding sequence ATGAGCCTGGATCTGGACGCCTATTTCGCGCGCATCGGCTATACCGGGCCGCGCGAGCCGACCCTGGCGGTGCTGAGGCGGCTTCACACGCTTCAACCGGCGGCGATTCCGTTCGAGAACCTGGATCCGCTGCTGGAGCGGCCGGTTCGGCTGGACCTGGACAGCCTGCAGGAGAAGCTGGTTCGCGGGCGGCGCGGGGGCTACTGCTTCGAGATCAACGGCCTGTTCCGGGCGGTGCTGGAGCAACTCGGGTTTGAGCTTTCCCCGCTGATCGCGCGAGTGCGCTGGATGGCCCCGCCGGAGCGGCCGGAGGGGCCGCGCAGCCACACGCTGATGCGGGTCGAACTGCCCGAAGGGCCGTTTCTGGCCGATGTCGGCTTCGGCGGTTACCTGGTCGCCGAGCCGCTGCGTTACGAACTGAACGTGGAGCAGGAAACTCCCGGGGGTCGTCACAGGATCATCGCTGACGGGCCGCTCCACACCCTGCAGGTGCTGCTGTCGTCCGGCTGGCAGGATGTCTATCGCTTCACCCTGGAGCCGGCGGTCCAGGCCGACTACGAAGCCGGCAACTGGTGGACCTCGACCCACCCGACCTCGCTGTTCCGCAACGCGCTCCTGATGGAGCGGCTGACGCCGGAAGCGCGCTACAGCCTGCTCAACAACCGGCTGATCGAGCGGCGGGATGGGGAGGCGCGCGAGCGGCTGCTGGCCAGCGCGGCCGAACTGGGCGCGGTGCTGGACGATTTGTTCGGGCTGACGACCCCCGAGCCGATCGAAGCGGTGTGGGCGCGGCTGCCCCCGGGATAA